Below is a window of Entelurus aequoreus isolate RoL-2023_Sb linkage group LG07, RoL_Eaeq_v1.1, whole genome shotgun sequence DNA.
agtaaacaaacaaaggctcctaagtagtctgctgatgtatgcagtaacatattgtgtcatttatattctattattttgtcaaaattattaaggacaagtggtagaaaatgaattattaatctacttgttcatttactgttgatatctgcttactttttcttttaacatgttctatctgcactactgttaaaatgtaataatcacttattcttctgttgtttgacactttacattagctttggatgataacacaaatgtaggtatcaatccgataccaagtagttacaggatcacacattggtactttttagagtaccaaatatgattcattagtatcgcggtactataccaataccggtataccgtacaaccctatgtcTGACATACTCATTAATTCATTCGTTTTATTCCATTTAATCCAAAGCAATCAAATCAAGTTTTTGCATCAGACAAACAGAAACAGAAACACTGTATTACAAATGCCATGTTCGTTATAAagttatttgaaaataaattgataaaaaccACTGGCTAATGCTGGTTAAACATTGTAGAGACATGTGTCTGCTAGCTCGAGCACCCCCACTTCTCCCAGCAGTGATCAGGCATTAGAGGACCTGAGCCTTCAGCTTTTCGTTTCTCTATTTTAGAATCAGATTATCCAGAATAAGGTTCGACAAGGCATGTGATATTGCAATGCTATGTGGGTGCCGGGTAGCCATTTTTGCTGGACATAGGTTTTGTTTATATGGCTATACTGTACCCGCGGTATTGTGATAGAGAGCAACAAACAGGATcgtacaacattttttaaaaatcggggGGACTGCACCGAGACAAACTGTACCATATTCCGAAGGCTTGCTACCTcaaaaaaataagttaaattgATGGGATAGATCCATATGAGCACATATGAGAGATTTGAGTAAGCTATCAAACTTacaataaaaacttgaaaattccACTGTGGTACAAACTAGAAATTAttaattaatgttgtaaaaatgtatctGCAAACATTATTTTAGCGACATTGTGCAAGCAGAACTGCAGCAAGACACGCCTGCTATTTTTCTTACAGAAAGAGGTGAAGCAGCATGATCGGTTTGTGTGCAAATGTTGTCCTTTTCCCTCAAGTGCTTGTTAAACGGCTATTTTAACCATCCAAAAATTACATGTTTAATGGAAAATAAATTAATGtttgtttcatgtttttatttttcgtTTTATGGGGGGTTAGGAGGTTCCATCATGACAAGTGAGGCTCCGtctcacctgcctccactgactgcacgtccCTTCTAAGAATGCGTTCAATTCAAACACACAACCTATGCATGAATGTTTTCCCAGAACACTTGTGAAATGACAGCGAAAGAACGATTCAATCAGAGTTCACGTGTGCCCAGCAATAGAGGGAAATAGCGGTCACAACCACAACTCATCAGAACGTCTGCTGACCCATTGCATCACCTCTGAAAGCACAACCATTACAATCCATTTCAGCCCGTTTCAACGAAACAAATTGCAGAATAAATCACTGCAGCTAAAATCATGAAGCCTTTTCTTTCCTGTAAAGAATCAGTTGTTCGCTGCGAAGAGCAAAACCCTCATTTTCATTCAGCCGTCACAAGTTATTGTCTTTGTCATCTTTGGCCTGTTGTCGTTCCACATATCTCTCTAAACATTTTGCATGCCCACACTGAGAGCAGGTTTTGGCCATAAGCCTGGATGGTCCCCATAGTTTAATGGCGTTCTACATCTGTGTTCAAGGCAAAAACTCACTGAGGCTATTGTAGTGAAGAGATATTTTGGAAAGGTGAACAGATGGTGATGCTTTTTGAGTGCAGCATGACTATGCTTGGAAATCATTTTAGTAGTTCTTAGGTTGACTGTTGCCTGACGTCATGAACAACTGAACAGTTTCTAACATCAAGATGTTTGACATACAAGGTGACCAAGATCTCTGGAGTCAAAAATTCAGGTTCAGGAGTTCTTCTGGGCCCAATGTTTTCTGTACTTTTtccaaattgtatttatttatttgagtcATTATTTTTAACTAATTCTGTTTAAAaatgttggtaacactttagtatggggaacaaattagtaacatattggctcttaattagtcattattaagtacttattaaggccttattctgcatggccttattatacaaccagtaagccggtaacactttagtatggggaacatattcaccattaattagtagtttaataacatgcaaattagtaacatattggctcttaattagttattattaattacttattaatgccttattctgcatggccttattatacaacaagtaagccggtaacactttagtatgaggaacatattcaccattactaaccctaaccctctaaaccCCCAAACCCTTACCCTAACTCtatccccaaccctaaccctaaccaaataactctaaattaagtcttagttacttaaaggcctactgaaatgaaatttttttatttaaacggggatagcagatctattctatgtgtcatacttgatcatttcgcgatattgccatatttttgctgaaaggatttagaatagaaaaacgacgataaagatagcaacttttggtatctgacaaaaaaaagccttgcccctaccggaagtagcgtgacgtggacaattgaacatatccgcaaagctccctattgtttgcaatgatggccgccagatctgagagcgattctgaccgagatagcgacgatttctccattaatttgagcgaggatgaaagatttgtggatgaggaaagtgcaagtgaaggactagtggggagtggaagcgattcagatagggaagaagctgtgagagggatagagccatatcgctttgaacccgacgctgatgaagacggtcaggaggacgctgctgctattgatgctggaggagcacacgacatagatcgccttgagaatacagaatggtaatatgttatttatttatagactagttttagtttgtggcctagtcttgcactgttactgttagtgttacaacttacaccccaggcctatctatacactaagtatctatcattgacacaatgtgttactgttagtgttacaacttacaccccaggcctatctatacactaagtatctatcattgacacaatgtcaaacctaattaattacccattatttctatgggccacagctccatataccggcaatactaaaaatatgcatgcagattaataagatccacaacaagacaatgataatattaattattccacatgtttgcagattgcaggtgtcaataatatgaattgatttacaaatattatgaacatttctatttccaggtgtacatgtcaaaactgtgtgaacatggagacagtggctgagtgtgtctgctgtagtgaaatagaggcagtgaccagaacgatggaggaggagggggtgaagacgtgcatcatagaccaccatggctttccatctgtgtgtctggatgaatgggtgctgcagacagcgtataacgcctacaaacagcaatatggcatgctgcagcaacagcaaaatgagtgaggcactaataagtttaaataattctttattctatcaacctttggaagataagtcagaatgagcactttcttatcttattcttattctgtgaaatgtactgtgctacaatgcacatgacattatatatcatagaagtattacatagatggaccgtagatgtcaacaatatttacaatttactgcaacagtaaatgacaaatgaatagaatgcatgacaatgtcttttgaatctcagagaacagtgagtcactgtgtatccatgtccggataataacagctgccatcatttgctacttgcaggcggagacgacacacagcctatcgacagtttgtccgcttctgctggggatatctgggaaaggacataagggtggtactaccagcttgtgtagtacataagattaggacaacattcccatcgatggactacacggggttccaagacgtgcagtgactgcaacagaatctacatggccactgtacttaatcaataaaatcaatcaatcaatcaatcagtcaatcaatcaatgtttatttatatagcactaaatcacaaatgtctcaaagggctgtacaagccacaacgacatcctcggtacagagcccacacacgggcaaggaaaactcaccccagtaggacgtcgatgtgaatgactatgagaaaccttggagaggaccgcatatgtgggtaaccccccccctctaggggagaccgaaagcaatggatgtcgagtgggtctaacatattagtgagggtccagtggagccagcaggaggccaccccgagcggagacgggtcagcagcgcagatgtccccaaccgatgcacaggcgagcggtataccccgggtcccaactctggacagccagcactttatccatggtcaccggaataacccctccacgtggggggggggcagaggagaaaagaaaagaaacggcagatcaactggtctaaaaagggggtctatttaaaggctagagtatacaaatgagttttaagatgggacttaaatgcttctactgaggtagcatctctaactgttaccgggagggcatttcacacttaccgaagcgactcctgtgcttggcgatggcttcctccttgtctggcttctccagttcatcgcAGAGGAAGGGAGGCACATCCACAGTGACGCTGACTGGTGTTCTCTGGTCAggggtctgtctgcagccagcaacaacctccctgatcaagtcatctacgtagcctgcaaaatacaattgtacatgttcctgctcacaacataatatactcatggagagtgaaacttgacagtattattatcatgatacaaagtgtcaagtgtttacatgttttgtgtcctctacacttacggtatgttggctctgtcgcgattttcttgaccacatggccccctgctttatacttcgggtagcgtactgcatagcgctcagcacccgcttgtgtagtggctatagggcggctcgaattttcgttccagtgcagcccagcaagcaggttcctaggtgtggtaacagaataatgtaataattagtactaaagtcgtcgtcgtcggcggtcactcgaaacgagtatgactgtcctccatccgggatgttagggtggattccctatatggaggacgcctgtgcgtggaatcttttaatgtggggagactggtgcacggtcagccaccacacagtccttggcattgagcgggccagggtccagtggcatggagaccaagacgactggggacccgtctttgctgcagccttcatccgccttcccagccgttgtggtgcattccgctgccgccatcttccgcctggtccaccgttgaggcggttttcactattcgcccatagctggggttatttacccatagctgggacaggggttgactgggcaccagggcatgtccacacaccggtgggcctgcatgccccgtctctggggccccctgctgctccgagatcccgtacaacttagcctggaaccgcgaggttccagttaccgtgtgtggccacgaggaggcatgtacgagtcttgacaatggagaggctatgtaccggctgaggaggcttatgcactcggctcctcttttcgccctctgagacagagggctagccggcggcactagctgaaagcaatgagtatcaggcagaagcagcatgcagcatagcaagcaaaagcggcatgcagcatgcaccaactacaggtactactactccaaggctactgcactagacgcatcacatcgccctgtgcgatgttttctgcacacacacacgtgtactaaagtatggcacacactagtgacacttagattagtgtggaaacatacctgcacagcattccgatgtatgagaagacatacattttcggtgcgaactgtataagataaaagacactttattcagtcatgcgtccatacaatgtgtgtgtaaatttataaattgtttgtaaatttgaatacaaatgtttgtgtattaaactgttaatagtcagctattaaagcttgatctcctgcagtaatgaagctgttttgttttcaatgttaacaccacgccagaattgtttgcaatctttctcaccaagatgccagccactatgttggacctccaacattctcttgcttacactgactgtatcaaggcttcatttagtatgctctagtattttgctccctggccaccaaagtcctagtggcaggtggtaaccaccgacaccacctacaggcgatcagtctaattctcacctgtatgacaaggctatggaacgcctccaccttggaagtctggtgttcacccgacagcatggcgatatcttttagcagggacttgttgttgaccacctcctccagtttcactgctgagcgtgaacctaaacataaatttaaaatagaacaacgtttctacaaaaatgttccagtcaacttaaactggttatttacttacaagtttatctgaattttttgactttcaaaagatgtgcaggaaaatactgctagtccctcactgctttcgggcaacttatttgcctactcactttgtttgagccatttcttttgccgttgcagttgtccatgagtacaaattgggaagaggtcgccatggtccttgtggatgttctgaatgtgtcgctccacagacttccacttggcaaccagaagttccccctctccaggcggtgtagacactgctgcccagtagaggtggttgattatactttgcacccagggcttcaggtcttcacagtccttatgcttggcgatggccttcagtttctttccgatggctacaaacagaaaaaaacagaaatttgtggattaaatacaatatcgcattcatctgatcactgatatgtacacactacttcacaacttgtcatgcatacaaataatccaactaacattttgcaacatgccagatgtcatagcagtgccgtgtattgggcatgttttcacgaatccatttagcgatctgtctgtgtctgtctgtcaccagcaccccgacatccaggtcccagctgatcagcagttccaccatcctcttcagtccttccatctccatatggtagctgccaagacattcgttgctctgaaatatatataacagaaaaggaatgagcaaagaaaaaaatgaaaaaggggcttagtatacattgaaatggttaatgttattagacaaatttactaggataattctggaaaatcccttatctgcttattgtgttactagtgttttagtgagattatatggtcgtacctgtacaacctgaaggtcgagaaccacattggccacaagctccattgtggtgtaggtaccgaacttggcgctgtgtcccggactgtctgctcgcccatcaccaccaaggacgaggggtcggccttccacctgcagcatggtgaggtgcgtccgttgctgttcctcccacacctttttgatggctggctgcaggatgagctcctggtggttgaaaaatgtcctcttcacatacgtgaccactccgatgctgttcagcacttgcaacaccttgccagaagatgccccagcgaagaggatgccagcagacagcaggatgttgcccgcggcataagggccaatgtttggctggctgctccaactactcctctggtcacatgatgcacattgaagagtcatggtcagctgtgtaccgttcgaatcccaagaagggcttatgtcctggctgccacagactggacagtgacaccacttgacgagactctggaggcacgactcaaagatgatgtacttcggttccttgtggcagccctcttcatgcatctggtgagtacatgggcgatctggcgacccgtcagattgacacggatccgatgtcgttgactcactcggcacatagctgtcatcggaagaaccaccaacaaaaggcgcagtgggacttgatgctggtccttcatcaaacaatgcaggaggtggtcgtagcttggcttgcattccagacacacctggagctgctatgttagtctgcatctcggggctgtcagatggagctgctacacttgacaatgggacttcactaaccctggccggccgagctctaaccctctcgaggatatctggggtcacctggtgtcctagcaataaaatcaagcacaagttgttttatataatctgttaaaattaaactagaatcacataataattattgtctttgaatcacctaatttatctgtctactctactctgcacaggcagcgtgcaatgtgtactgtgatgtgcagaatcatgttcgtcaccgaaatagacataccctttgatctatgatgtattttccctgtttgggtgctcttgctactggtcattgctgttggtgctgtcccaatcggtacccagtccgtctggcatccttgttctcttgtatttccctggaaatggagaaacagctacatgtaatatggatacctcatttacattaattatgaatacttttggattgggcttgaactgtaatccatttgaacattgattaggaaaacaaatcgaacctgatcttgatcgccctcctcatcaggcaaatctagtgccattgccattggttcatccaccgcatccgccactgatgccgtagtcgtactgtccatgatctgatctattgtctgtaaatgtacaaatgtacaatactttatattattgtctattgtaatctattgacagtattgacactattgacagtaatgtcagtaaatgtacgatactttatactgcagaagaacttgactagaacttgaagcaataattatatgtagactattttattgttaatttatttcattgttcatggagtagtccagtggttctcaaatgggggtacgcgtacccttggggatacttgaaggtatgccaaggggtacgagagatttttttttaaatattataaaaatagcaacaattcaaaaatcctttataaatatatttattgaataatacttcaacaaaataaatgtttagaattaagttcatgaatccagatggatctctattacaatccccaaagagggcactttaagttgatgattacttctatgtgtacaaaatattatttataattgaatcacttgtttatttttcaacaagtttttagttatttttatatctttttttccaaatagttcaagaaagaccactacaaattagcaatatcttgcactgttatacaatttaataaatcagaaactgatgacatagtgctgtattttttttctttttttcaaccaaaaatgctttgctctgattagggggtacttgaattaaaaaaatgttcacaggggaaaatcactgaaaaaaggttgagaaccactggagtagtctatgactgtgtgtgttagttttggttgattgattgagacttttattagtaggttgcacagtgaagtacatattccgtacaattgaccactaaatggtaccaccccaataagtttttcaacttgtttaagtcggggtccacttaaattgattcatgatacagatatatactatcatatatatactatcatcataatacagtcatcacacaagataatcacattgaattatttacattatttacaatccggggtgtggaggtgggggggtttcaacaattgagaacaaagaaatggatattggaacagtgtagtctgactatgaaaactggatatcaagattcttaccctcttcctttcccttttggcaaatgcagacctcatgtgcccagtctgtccgcttgtggagggggtcgggtgctccggacttgtccgtggtctatcgaaaatagttggcttcgcacctttcttcagcacgagtcgacgagtgctgattcccatttctgccattcgcaagggaccctcttcgaaacatgatctttcgaaatgttcgctgcataatacactgtacttcgtatgtgtcgtccaatccaaccgtgttcgcttgacttctttgttccatagtaaagcttggccgccatcttttgggaaaagaaacaatgaaacaccggttgtgttttggtttgtgttgctacatccagcagcaacacaccgcttccctacaactctcttttttgcagtctccattgttaattgaacaaatttccaaaagattcaccaacacagatgtcctgaatactgtggaaattagcgattaaaacagagctgtttaaattgggagggacctattccaagatgacgcgttcaactgccttcgtcacgcgcatacgtcatcataccgcgacgtttcagccggatatttcccgggaaattttaaatgtcactttataagttaacccggccgtattggcatgtgttgcaatgttaagatttcatcattgatatataaactatcagactgcgtggtcggtagtagtgggtttcagtaggcctttaaattgggagggacctattccaagatgacgcgttcaactgccttcgtcacgcgcatacgtcatcataccgcgacgtttcagccggatatttcccgggaaattttaaatgtcactttataagttaacccggccgtattggcatgtgttgcaatgttaagatttcatcattgatatataaactatcagactgcgtggtcggtagtagtgggtttcagtaggcctttaaagtcctgtTTGGAGATGTTTTTGAGCTTACATATATAATCCTCCACATTGGTacccacattcattcattcattcattcagcaaTATCGTTCTTGTATTTTGTTTGTGTATATTacagaggttaatttgtgtctttataacaaaagctttttttttcgacactgacttttttgtgtttgaattttgtgaactgatgtTTTTTGCATCAATTATACTGAcagtttcattgaaaaaaaatgtgttagcaaaatgcgtctttttaaaaattcagggttttaaaattcagtatatgaaaatgcagtgtataaaaattcagtgtaaaaatttcagtgtttaaaaattaagtgtaaaaatgtTCTGTGTATGAAAatttattgtataaaaattcagcgtacaaaaaaaatcagtgtttaaaaatgtgaTGTAAAAAATTCAGCGTTGGAAAATTCAGGGtagaaaaatttgctgcttcaaaacacAAGACCCACTTccagtaaattaagactgaagcaatcgatcgtgtctcagaaccagccaatgcagaaccagccaatgaggtgtcaagtttgaagtcacgtgacaaatACTAAAAGGATAAACGCTGATCACACGATGGTACAAACACTCACACAATAATGACTGATACTAAAACTTTGTAACAGACAATCAAAACAgaataacattttagttttttactaAGACActtagaatgtacatgaaaatacacaatgtgggatttacaatattgacTATGAACAATTAAACACTAAACATTGAGAATTTATGAACGTTGCTTCTCTACTTCCCAGACCACCTCCTTGGTCGACATCTTTTATAGTCGAGCAagagcaacaaagatgcaacaaacaagGCGATACATAAAAGCAAAGGCTAAAAATGAGCCACATAtttgatataatatcacttttctgcagaactttgctgtAAGAATCTGCCTCCGTCTGACACTGGTGTATCAGGCTTGTTACTGTGTAAACAAGCACCGCCTACTCTGCCCCACTTTGTTCTGTCTGGTTTGCATGAAGCAGAGATTCCTATTGTTACTGTAGTAAACCATATGTCAcctaaaagtgcagattctaactATTGGAATCATTTCTTTAGTTTGAAAATATCCGGCTGgcattgaaatgttaattatgttgtattatgcccagtgtgtcacgtgacttcaaacttgacacctcattggctaattctgagacaggatcgattgcgtcttaatttaccggaaatgAATCTTGCTTTTTTAAAGCAGCAAATTTTTCTACACTGTATTTTTCAgcattgaatttttttatacactatatttttaaacactgacattttttacactgaaattctatacactgaatgtttaaacactgaatttttttatacactgaatttttataaacagaattttaaaatactgaatttctatacgctgaatttttatacagacctttttttaaacactgattttttttacactgaattttaaaacccttaatttttttcacactgaattttaaaacactttatttttatacactggattttaaaatgctgaatttttaaacactgaattttaaacacaCGCATTTTGCAAACACATGTTTATTTTCAACGAAATTGTCAGTATCATTTCTTGTAAAAATAATTAAGTTCACTAagttcaaacacaaaaaaattcagttacataaattcagtgtccaaaaaaaagctttcgtgaTAGAGATGCAAATTAACTTCCATAGTGTATGaaggtttttttaaacaaaatctgCTTGCTTCTTATATGTGGTAGCAACAAGCACCTGCTAGCTCATGTATGCTACCCCAATTCATACTGAATCAGTCAGTGTGTGTGGCGACTTAAGGACTGATCAACTAAGATCAAAATACCACACGCTACAGAGCGTGTGCAAGCTATTAaaatgtgtgtactattagtggccgtgttccatgtgatctactaagactgtgtatgaaattgaaaagtggtgcagacttccccattgaaataaaggttttgcgtgtactatactgAGACACTCGACCATTTCCAGCACATTCATGTGAACAaatgttttgctatgttttcaaacagaaGACATGTACCATTTTTATGGGTATTTTAGAAACAGTGCTGCGGTGCTTCTACAATGGAAACCAAAGGAAAAGGAGAGGCTGCGACACTTCCTGCGAATGTGAAGAAGaatatgcaagaaaatgcatgcaGTTTTTTTTCACAGAGCCTGAAGACATGTCAAAAATATATTGTATCTTCTATATGAAAAAATGcacgtcatttaaaaaaaaaaaacaccggcAGACACAAAAATGCATTGATTGAATCTGTTTAAAGCAGCCCCTTGAGTCATCTAGCagctatataattaaaaaaaagatattagTGATTAAACAAtatttctgttgttgttttttgacagTCCAAAATATGTTGACAAGCAAATGTGTGCACAATCAACTCTTTTCATAGCCACGTGTGTAACTGTttcagtttgcacatacttttcagacgtgctaaataaagtTGCAAAATAGTGCAAGCAGCTGAGTTTTATTTTTGGTAACCCAAACTGCATGTGCAGAATAATTATAATAACTTGCATCTTCTCCTGCCAGTATTGTAGGCGTTCTGATGAtctgcatatattctgcatattcatattAATATATTTCATGCTTTTCATGCAGAAGATATGCAAAttcacgctaaatggattgcgctttttattctgctcactaaagagacgcaatcctctgtgcACACGTTTAGTCAATCAGCTTTACGTGTACAATCAAGttagcacatgttttagtacacacaaacctttagtagatccgACCCTAAGAGTACTACAGCTCCTCTCAGTATGATTATGCGCTATTTAGAGTCCGATTAGCAAGAATAACGATGTCACCCTTACATTAGATACATTTCACAGTCTAAACATtccatattaatttatttatttatttattccggcagacagacatatatagcaacacttcatcactctttgtaatttgacagacatgcaaaaGCACCCAAcgaaaagggatacgggaaaaaagcaagaatgct
It encodes the following:
- the LOC133653983 gene encoding uncharacterized protein LOC133653983 isoform X1, which gives rise to MAAKLYYGTKKSSEHGWIGRHIRKMGISTRRLVLKKGAKPTIFDRPRTSPEHPTPSTSGQTGHMRSAFAKRERKRTIDQIMDSTTTASVADAVDEPMAMALDLPDEEGDQDQGNTREQGCQTDWVPIGTAPTAMTSSKSTQTGKIHHRSKGHQVTPDILERVRARPARVSEVPLSSVAAPSDSPEMQTNIAAPGVSGMQAKLRPPPALFDEGPASSPTAPFVGGSSDDSYVPSESTTSDPCQSDGSPDRPCTHQMHEEGCHKEPKYIIFESCLQSLVKWCHCPVCGSQDISPSWDSNGTQLTMTLQCASCDQRSSWSSQPNIGPYAAGNILLSAGILFAGASSGKVLQVLNSIGVVTYVKRTFFNHQELILQPAIKKVWEEQQRTHLTMLQVEGRPLVLGGDGRADSPGHSAKFGTYTTMELVANVVLDLQVVQSNECLGSYHMEMEGLKRMVELLISWDLDVGVLVTDRHRQIAKWIRENMPNTRHCYDIWHVAKSIGKKLKAIAKHKDCEDLKPWVQSIINHLYWAAVSTPPGEGELLVAKWKSVERHIQNIHKDHGDLFPICTHGQLQRQKKWLKQSSRSAVKLEEVVNNKSLLKDIAMLSGEHQTSKVEAFHSLVIQFAPKMYVFSYIGMLCRNLLAGLHWNENSSRPIATTQAGAERYAVRYPKYKAGGHVVKKIATEPTYRYVDDLIREVVAGCRQTPDQRTPVSVTVDVPPFLCDELEKPDKEEAIAKHRSRFGKCEMPSR
- the LOC133653985 gene encoding uncharacterized protein LOC133653985, whose amino-acid sequence is MMAARSESDSDRDSDDFSINLSEDERFVDEESASEGLVGSGSDSDREEAVRGIEPYRFEPDADEDGQEDAAAIDAGGAHDIDRLENTEWCTCQNCVNMETVAECVCCSEIEAVTRTMEEEGVKTCIIDHHGFPSVCLDEWVLQTAYNAYKQQYGMLQQQQNERRRHTAYRQFVRFCWGYLGKDIRVVLPACVVHKIRTTFPSMDYTGFQDVQ
- the LOC133653983 gene encoding uncharacterized protein LOC133653983 isoform X2: MAAKLYYGTKKSSEHGWIGRHIRKMGISTRRLVLKKGAKPTIFDRPRTSPEHPTPSTSGQTGHMRSAFAKRERKRTIDQIMDSTTTASVADAVDEPMAMALDLPDEEGDQDQGNTREQGCQTDWVPIGTAPTAMTSSKSTQTGKIHHRSKGHQVTPDILERVRARPARVSEVPLSSVAAPSDSPEMQTNIAAPGVSGMQAKLRPPPALFDEGPASSPTAPFVGGSSDDSYVPSESTTSDPCQSDGSPDRPCTHQMHEEGCHKEPKYIIFESCLQSLVKWCHCPVCGSQDISPSWDSNGTQLTMTLQCASCDQRSSWSSQPNIGPYAAGNILLSAGILFAGASSGKELILQPAIKKVWEEQQRTHLTMLQVEGRPLVLGGDGRADSPGHSAKFGTYTTMELVANVVLDLQVVQSNECLGSYHMEMEGLKRMVELLISWDLDVGVLVTDRHRQIAKWIRENMPNTRHCYDIWHVAKSIGKKLKAIAKHKDCEDLKPWVQSIINHLYWAAVSTPPGEGELLVAKWKSVERHIQNIHKDHGDLFPICTHGQLQRQKKWLKQSSRSAVKLEEVVNNKSLLKDIAMLSGEHQTSKVEAFHSLVIQFAPKMYVFSYIGMLCRNLLAGLHWNENSSRPIATTQAGAERYAVRYPKYKAGGHVVKKIATEPTYRYVDDLIREVVAGCRQTPDQRTPVSVTVDVPPFLCDELEKPDKEEAIAKHRSRFGKCEMPSR